The DNA window AAGAACGATAGATTAAAGCGATGCAAGGGAGAGCATCAAAGGTAAGGTGATTAAACTCGCTAACGTAGAAAGCGTCAGACTTTTACAAGGGAAATCGGTATCTTTGCCCGTTAACTGCGCGAACAACACAGACATACCCGCCACAGGGCAAGCACTCAACGCCATAGCAATAATCAAAAGATTGCCATGGATATCAAGGGAGAAAAGCGCAATGAGCACAATTCCAGGAAATAATAAATTGCGCATAAATACACTTAACCAAGCGTAACTGCTCACCCAAATCTTACGAATATCCACTTGAGCCATCGCAGCGCCAACCAAAATCATCGAAAGTGCCGTGTTCATTCCGCCAACATGAGCCAATGCGGTATGTAATGGCAGAGGTAAGCGAATAGAAAATAAAAAGAACAAACACCCCACCACAGAGGCGATGGTATTAGGGTTAACCAACACTTTAATCAGAGCACGGCGATCAAAACGGCCAGAATAAGTGAGCAAACCGTGTGTCCAAACGAATAGGCCGTTTACCGCAATGTAAACCGAACCATAAAATGCACCTGCGCTTCCCACCAAAGCCATCACTAACGGCAAGCCCATAAAACCGCAGTTAGAATAGACCGCGGTAAACTGCATTTGCTCAGCAATCGCCTTCTTCTTCAAATGCTGACCGTTGAGTAATAACTTACTTAATACTATATAAATCAGGTGGATACCCACTGTTAAACCCGCCATTAACGTAAAGTTGTGCCAAAGTTCATCAGTGAATGGAATTTGAAAGGCATTAAAAATCAGACAAGGCATCACAATGTAACACAACAGCCACGTTAGCCGATCGCAAATCGCCTTTTCCAACACCTTCGATTTCGCAAGCCCATAACCGAGCCCCATAAGAAGAAACAATACGATGATTTGATTGATAATAATGCTAATTGCCATGATGCTTTGCCTGAATAAAAACAATGCACCATTATACATTAACGCTCATATTCAATAATTGACTAAAAATGATGAAAAGCATAAATCCATGCATTTATCGCCATATAGTGCAAATTTAAACGAGAATACGCACATACAATGCAATTCGTTAGATTTTTTCACTAAACAAGCGCTAACAACAGAGTAAGATGCGCTAAAAAAGGGAGCCAATGAGGCTCCCTATCAGTCAAAACGGGTTGAACAGATTTACAAAGCACCAGTCACATATTGAGCTTCACCAAAACCAAAGCTCCAA is part of the Vibrio porteresiae DSM 19223 genome and encodes:
- a CDS encoding AEC family transporter, producing MAISIIINQIIVLFLLMGLGYGLAKSKVLEKAICDRLTWLLCYIVMPCLIFNAFQIPFTDELWHNFTLMAGLTVGIHLIYIVLSKLLLNGQHLKKKAIAEQMQFTAVYSNCGFMGLPLVMALVGSAGAFYGSVYIAVNGLFVWTHGLLTYSGRFDRRALIKVLVNPNTIASVVGCLFFLFSIRLPLPLHTALAHVGGMNTALSMILVGAAMAQVDIRKIWVSSYAWLSVFMRNLLFPGIVLIALFSLDIHGNLLIIAMALSACPVAGMSVLFAQLTGKDTDFPCKSLTLSTLASLITLPLMLSLASL